catcctaagagatcacttgatatgtttcttcagccactaatatatgaatAGCAAAAACTATGGGTTCAAGGTGccgaaacatacgatgtttcgtgtaaagaaaactttcaaatgcgggcagtactaatgtggacaataagtgattttccagcatatggtatgttatctggatggacaacgcatggaaggctatcatgtccatattgtcaagataacactgatgctttccaacaaAACACGGAacgaaaacgtgttggtttgactgtcacaggagattcttaccacctgatcatccatatcgtaggagtaggaatttgtttacgaagaacaagagggtgtttgacagtccacctccagaaatttgtgggaaagatttgaagatacaactaagagattttgctgcagaaaggacgccagacgtcggtggacatgagcgttttccagTAGAtactgttggagaactacataactggcacaaaaaaagtattttctgggatctgccatactgggaggatcatctgctaaggcataatttagatgtcatgcatattgagaagaacttttttgacaatctcatgaacacgatccttaatgttcaaggtaaaacaaaggataatttgaagtcaagactggatttagtcgatatatgtgctcgttcagaacttcatgttgatgaaaatggtagggctccttttcccatataccgacttgatgcagagggaaaagatgcgttctttgattgaatttcaaacgatgtggaatttccagacggttacgcatcaaatttgcgtaactgtatcgacagaaaggaaggaaagtttactggcttgaaaaaccacgattgccatgtaatgatgcagcgcctccttccgttcgccttcaaggaaatATTACcacgaaatgttcatgaagcaattgaagggataagtggtttcttccgcgatttatgcacgagatcagtgactcttgaaggtattgaaaatttgaaaactaaCATAGctgtgattcagtgcaaccttgagaagatatttcctccctcattttttgatgttatggagcatcttgttattcacctggcaagagaattggaacttggtggtcctgtgcagtatagatggatgtatctgtatgagcggtatatgttccatttgaagaagatggtgaaaaatttaagtagggtggaaggttctatagtcgcacagatgatcaatgaagaaacttcaaactttgccgagtactactttccagcagaagttcagaccaaaaacagaagacctgctcggcatgatgatagaggcgaacgggcaacatatcatgttacggttccagacattttcacagacgttggacgacttagcggaaaaccaaaggaccgtcgacttactgagcaggagcgcagtaatttgcaaacatatttgctcaccaactgcgaagacgttcttcaatatgagaggtaaataaatgagcttacaaatttttattttaacaagttgaaatttaaatcttaattaattacattattgtcatcatatacaggattttcatggcagaaaagcggttcgagtatagatacgccacagaggacgaactagaagaaatgaagcagagagaatttactggatggatgtttacttatgtgagtgctttaaacaaattaaaatatattttatcacatatttatactaattcacatttattgatataacatatatatatatgtgctattaataggtgtctgctggtttggccagaggtgaaacatttgacgattggatacgtgagatggtcgttggaccaaactttgttgtgaagtcatatccgagattttgtactcgaggatatgcattcacaactcagaagaggagacgttcgagtacgacttatgatgatggcgtttgttctgcatcaggagatgatgtatactacggacacatacatgagattttggaaatcaagtatttgggcatggttggattgcgctgtactgttttctattgtgattggcacgacaacaccccagatcgaggtgtgagaacagatgcatttggtgttacatcagtaaattcgaggcgaaagctgcaatattatgatcctttcattcttgcttcccaggccgatcaggtaattaaatgttaattattcagaatgattcatcatcatgtgtattaatttataatttttctaaatgttacaggtttgttatatcaagtacccccgggtaaggaacagagatgatccatgggttactgttacaagactcaacccgagaggccgagttcagggaagttctgagctggaagacccactacaaccaagcacatccggcaactgtagtgcagcagactagcatcgaatttttttttttttaatagaaatgcCGAGGAAATCCCGAGGGAAGAtaggttttcctcggaatttcctcggaataggccttgtcgatttagggatttgattatagagtctttttcctcggaatttcctcggaatattccgacggaattccgcggaagataagggtttcttCGGTATTTCCTCGGTAATTTCCTCAGTATTTCCTCGGTAAtctccgaggaaattccgaggaactaggggTTTTTAActgaaaacaacgttttgcggattaaataacacgtatataaccttcattaagtgtcttaaacagattatgaagtcaatctttggtgttttacccaataacaaacacttttacgattgcatgaacgaaaaccacacaacataagagaaacNNNNNNNNNNNNNNNNNNNNNNNNNNNNNNNNNNNNNNNNNNNNNNNNNNNNNNNNNNNNNNNNNNNNNNNNNNNNNNNNNNNNNNNNNNNNNNNNNNNNNNNNNNNNNNNNNNNNNNNNNNNNNNNNNNNNNNNNNNNNNNNNNNNNNNNNNNNNNNNNNNNNNNNNNNNNNNNNNNNNNNNNNNNNNNNNNNNNNNNNNNNNNNNNNNNNNNNNNNNNNNNNNNNNNNNNNNNNNNNNNNNNNNNNNNNNNNNNNNNNNNNNNNNNNNNNNNNNNNNNNNNNNNNNNNNNNNNNNNNNNNNNNNNNNNNNNNNNNNNNNNNNNNNNNNNNNNNNNNNNNNNNNNNNNNNNNNNNNNNNNNNNNNNNNNNNNNNNNNNNNNNNNNNNNNNNNNNNNNNNNNNNNNNNNNNNNNNNNNNNNNNNNNNNNNNNNNNNNNNNNNNNNNNNNNNNNNNNNNNNNNNNNNNNNNNNNNNNNNNNNNNNNNNNNNNNNNNNNNNNNNNNNNNNNNNNNNNNNNNNNNNNNNNNNNNNNNNNNNNNNNNNNNNNNNNNNNNNNNNNNNNNNNNNNNNNNNNNNNNNNNNNNNNNNNNNNNNNNNNNNNNNNNNNNNNNNNNNNNNNNNNNNNNNNNNNNNNNNNNNNNNNNNNNNNNNNNNNNNNNNNNNNNNNNNNNNNNNNNNNNNNNNNNNNNNNNNNNNNNNNNNNNNNNNNNNNNNNNNNNNNNNNNNNNNNNNNNNNNNNNNNNNNNNNNNNNNNNNNNNNNNNNNNNNNNNNNNNNNNNNNNNNNNNNNNNNNNNNNNNNNNNNNNNNNNNNNNNNNNNNNNNNNNNNNNNNNNNNNNNNNNNNNNNNNNNNNNNNNNNNNNNNNNNNNNNNNNNNNNNNNNNNNNNNNNNNNNNNNNNNNNNNNNNNNNNNNNNNNNNNNNNNNNNNNNNNNNNNNNNNNNNNNNNNNNNNNNNNNNNNNNNNNNNNNNNNNNNNNNNNNNNNNNNNNNNNNNNNNNNNNNNNNNNNNNNNNNNNNNNNNNNNNNNNNNNNNNNNNNNNNNNNNNNNNNNNNNNNNNNNNNNNNNNNNNNNNNNNNNNNNNNNNNNNNNNNNNNNNNNNNNNNNNNNNNNNNNNNNNNNNNNNNNNNNNNNNNNNNNNNNNNNNNNNNNNNNNNNNNNNNNNNNNNNNNNNNNNNNNNNNNNNNNNNNNNNNNNNNNNNNNNNNNNNNNNNNNNNNNNNNNNNNNNNNNNNNNNNNNNNNNNNNNNNNNNNNNNNNNNNNNNNNNNNNNNNNNNNNNNNNNNNNNNNNNNNNNNNNNNNNNNNNNNNNNNNNNNNNNNNNNNNNNNNNNNNNNNNNNNNNNNNNNNNNNNNNNNNNNNNNNNNNNNNNNNNNNNNNNNNNNNNNNNNNNNNNNNNNNNNNNNNNNNNNNNNNNNNNNNNNNNNNNNNNNNNNNNNNNNNNNNNNNNNNNNNNNNNNNNNNNNNNNNNNNNNNNNNNNNNNNNNNNNNNNNNNNNNNNNNNNNNNNNNNNNNNNNNNNNNNNNNNNNNNNNNNNNNNNNNNNNNNNNNNNNNNNNNNNNNNNNNNNNNNNNNNNNNNNNNNNNNNNNNNNNNNNNNNNNNNNNNNNNNNNNNNNNNNNNNNNNNNNNNNNNNNNNNNNNNNNNNNNNNNNNNNNNNNNNNNNNNNNNNNNNNNNNNNNNNNNNNNNNNNNNNNNNNNNNNNNNNNNNNNNNNNNNNNNNNNNNNNNNNNNNNNNNNNNNNNNNNNNNNNNNNNNNNNNNNNNNNNNNNNNNNNNNNNNNNNNNNNNNNNNNNNNNNNNNNNNNNNNNNNNNNNNNNNNNNNNNNNNNNNNNNNNNNNNNNNNNNNNNNNNNNNNNNNNNNNNNNNNNNNNNNNNNNNNNNNNNNNNNNNNNNNNNNNNNNNNNNNNNNNNNNNNNNNNNNNNNNNNNNNNNNNNNNNNNNNNNNNNNNNNNNNNNNNNNNNNNNNNNNNNNNNNNNNNNNNNNNNNNNNNNNNNNNNNNNNNNNNNNNNNNNNNNNNNNNNNNNNNNNNNNNNNNNNNNNNNNNNNNNNNNNNNNNNNNNNNNNNNNNNNNNNNNNNNNNNNNNNNNNNNNNNNNNNNNNNNNNNNNNNNNNNNNNNNNNNNNNNNNNNNNNNNNNNNNNNNNNNNNNNNNNNNNNNNNNNNNNNNNNNNNNNNNNNNNNNNNNNNNNNNNNNNNNNNNNNNNNNNNNNNNNNNNNNNNNNNNNNNNNNNNNNNNNNNNNNNNNNNNNNNNNNNNNNNNNNNNNNNNNNNNNNNNNNNNNNNNNNNNNNNNNNNNNNNNNNNNNNNNNNNNNNNNNNNNNNNNNNNNNNNNNNNNNNNNNNNNNNNNNNNNNNNNNNNNNNNNNNNNNNNNNNNNNNNNNNNNNNNNNNNNNNNNNNNNNNNNNNNNNNNNNNNNNNNNNNNNNNNNNNNNNNNNNNNNNNNNNNNNNNNNNNNNNNNNNNNNNNNNNNNNNNNNNNNNNNNNNNNNNNNNNNNNNNNNNNNNNNNNNNNNNNNNNNNNNNNNNNNNNNNNNNNNNNNNNNNNNNNNNNNNNNNNNNNNNNNNNNNNNNNNNNNNNNNNNNNNNNNNNNNNNNNNNNNNNNNNNNNNNNNNNNNNNNNNNNNNNNNNNNNNNNNNNNNNNNNNNNNNNNNNNNNNNNNNNNNNNNNNNNNNNNNNNNNNNNNNNNNNNNNNNNNNNNNNNNNNNNNNNNNNNNNNNNNNNNNNNNNNNNNNNNNNNNNNNNNNNNNNNNNNNttttttttgaaattccgaggaaatgaaccctcgaaaatttccgacgaacatttcctcggaataagtcatcggaatataccgagagactccttcctcggaattttctgagggctccgttcctcggaaattcccgatgaaaattccgaggaacatttcgtcgaaacttccgaggattggaccatcggaaagtccattgAAATATCctgaggaagttctccctcggtatatcccgaggacctttccgacgaactggtggtcctcggagtttcctcggaaatgcatttcctcggaattctttcggaaatttccgagggatttccgagaaaaaatgaatttccgaggagttatttccgaggacttgtttcgtcggtatgtcgtcggaataacgttattccgacgacataccgacaattttttccctcggtatgccgctgttttcttgtagtgttatatCACAGTAACCCTGGTTCGAGCCACAGACTTGACaatttttcacactttttaaaagtgggacccactTACCTGCTGGCGTGTCGCATCAAGAGTGATGAAAATGActcattataatgtagattctaactagattttgatccgtgttTAAAAATAGACAGATTGGTTTTTTCACTTATTGATCTGATTTTAAAActatcactatttttttttgtttcaatcctaaaaatttagtttttatcatttatttttattttcaaaatgtagtatttgttcgaaatagatttagaaataatatgtgtgatttaatattatagattCCATATTGGTGAAATGTAGTAACaacattaaattttgattttaaatcgAAAATGAGTTTCTCTTCACGTCAATTTCTTTTGTAACTTGTTCTGCTCAAACCCTTGATCGTTCACGTAGTTCACCTCAGTTTGGTGATTGGTAGGCCCTGCAAAAGTCTGTAAGAGAATTTTTTCTCCGACATCCTGACATGAGTTAGCTATTTTTTTATCTCTCTGCATCAGCATGTCTATCTTTGTATTCAACTTCTCGATCTTCTAAACTTCCACGCTGCTCTTTCGTCATGTTGAGGATGTGCTCACTAGAATAACCATGATGAGGGTCGTTGTAATGACTCGCATAAGGAACTGGCATGTGGTCACAAAAAAACTGGCTTGACCAGTAATATTCAACACCAAGGGAGTAAGAGAAAGCGTTTAAATAAGCATAGGAAAGTCATAAATAGTTTGAGGAAGGTATACAAGATATCAGAATGATTGCTTGTTCGTGTTCGAATGTTATTATAGTTGGGCAATCCAACTTTTTGCCTGATAATGTTTGTAATATTtgacatgaaaataaaattttatttatttggtgtACTCCGTTTTAGTAGATTAGATTATATTTCCTTAGCTCGTTTacgaacataaaaaaaatcatatttttgccGCCGGATGTTCCATCAGTTTCAATATTACGACAAAAAACGTTTTCCAGACTAGAGATAACACAAATGATTGCAGCCACATGCACGATGATAATTGATAAATACCCCACCAGAGAAAGCAAATTAAAAGGCctatcttcttctacttcttcgATATCCCGTAGCTATAGAACTTCATACGCAAACAAAGCAATGGCTATCTCAAAAGCTTTTCCATTGCTTCTGGTCTTGTTGCTAGTCCTCAACTTAACATTCTCCTTTTGTAATGCCGTTAAGCAATGCCCTCCTCCCACAAAACAATCATCCATGAAATGTCCAAGAGACACGGTCAAGTTTGGAGTGTGTGGCAGCTGGTTAGGTCTAGTTCATGAGGTCATCGGTACACCACCGAGCCAGGAGTGTTGCTCACTTGTCAAAGGTTTGGCTGATCTTGAAGCTGCCATTTGTCTTTGCACCGCCCTTAAAACCAGCCTACTCGGAGTCGCCCCGGTTAAACTTCCTGTTGCTCTCACTTTGCATCTCAACTCTTGTGGCAAGACTCTTCCTCAGGGATTTGTCTGTTGATCTTGAACCAATTGTTATCTTGTAAACGAATtgtttcgtttttttcttttattgtatttcATATTCCTATTTTTATGCAacatctatttttatataaaagtctttttatataaaaatttcttcTTGAATTCTTTAGATTCGGAAATCTTAATTGTGAGGTTGCGAAGACAAACTtaaatcaaaacctaaaattaacaaatcATTGATAGGGGTAAAAAATGTGAAGATATTGTAAGCTTCAAAGTCAATGGAGATCTACTTCGTCTTTTACATGGTTTGGAGAAACAAAAATTACATGTATTTCAAAATGTATTATTCTTGCTTACACAGAAAATATCACAAAAAAATCTgagatttatattttgatttgctttaaaatattgtgtagaacaaaaaaaatcttcaaatatGATGATATTCCAAAAATCTCTATAGTGAAGAATTTACAATCCATGGAAAACATAGACTATGTGAATGACCACCTCCCCAATCCAGCTATGGTCTGCAAAGTTTCGACACTTTGACAAAACAGTTTTAATTCAGGTTTTGACGGCCATGACGAGTGGTGCGAGATCTCAGATCGAAGTTCACTTTGTTAGGATCTTTGTGGATGGAGAGATGGAGATTGGTAAAATCGAAGGTTTCTTGGGATTCATATGGACAAGCTATATTTGGAACGGCTTGAAATTTCGGTGGACGATGATGTGTTGATTGGGGATGTCAAAGGGTTTCGTTCAACTATGCTTACACCTATTATGCGACCACTTTCAAGAGCAGAGAAACAAGATCAAAGTAGATATGGGGACAACAATGGTGACAATAACAGGAGTAAGGATCTCTCTGAGCTTCTTTTgctttttaaatttcttatgGATAAGTGTTGGACTATTGCTAGAAAATTCCATGGGTTTTTTCTTGGTTTTCATGTCTTTGCTTTGAGTTTGCTATATTTTAATGCCAAAACTGAACAGAAAAACAGCAAAGTTGTCCTTTGGTATAATATCATCTTTAagttatctttttattataatcTTTTTTATAATCCCAAAACAAACCATTGATTAATCAATTAAACACATTAAAcacaatttaaaagtttaattgaaatttaaaatttttaataaaaaggaaaaaaacgttgtaaaaatgttaaaatttaaaagtttaattttttttataaaaaaaaagtttaataaaactaaaacgttttaaactttttataaaaataaaactttataaaacatttttataaagtttatttaacgtttttgattaaaaactttttatagatttttatttttataaagtttacaaagtttatttttattaattttttattaaaaacgttttacatagttttatttttattaaaaacgttttacaaagttttatttttattttatacaaaaattttaaaaacgtttaaattaaaaattttattttttaattaaaacgtataataaaaaggaaaaaaaatgtttttaaagaaaatgtttgataaaaaggaaaaatgaatACACGTTTTAGGAAAGTtggaatattacaaaaaaagatttgatatttttgacTAGGTAAATTGACCTATACACGTTTTAGAGAAGttagaatattataaatatttttagaatattttcttaaccgaaacttttagaatttttaccaaaatcaggttttcttatccgtagaagaCACTTTCTATACTGTGTAGAACCAAGACAAAATTCTCATATGCAGATTTCTACCTCATGTAGTCGTTTGAGTAGTGTCTAGATTTCGAATTCCTAAAATTTTAGAATACCTCATAAATACCtcataaaagtaaaaactaCATTCGTATTATACCAAAAGTACAACCATGCTGTTTTTCTGTTCAGGTTTGGGaaattttccttatttttatttctatcggaaacaaaacaagatttttaattttatccaAGGGGTTAATGGTATGTGGAGAAGTTGAAACCTGATATGGAAGTATCAGAGTTACACTGGATTGAGATCTCCTACAACATGGCTATCCCCGATTTTGAAATGGTTGGGTTTTGAGCAAAGCTTCCATTGATTGGGAAGCTTTTGCTTCCACGGACAAACTCTGATAACAAAAACGGATATAGCCATGTTCTTTTGATAAACGCTGCGTCCAGCGTCGGCGGTTCCAAATACTCACTACGCCTGCTTTgaatgaaagaaataaaatgacgTAGATAGTGATGACGAGATTAAAAATTGTCACCGGAACAGGGAAAAGAGTCGCAGGTGTGATTATAACTGCCGCTAGAATTTTAAACGATCACAATTGATCGGAAATCCGGCGCTGCATCTCTTATAATTAACACGGCTCAGTGGTTTCTCTGCAATCTTGCTCTTAGAAACAACAGAAATACAAAGCTTTTGGAGCCGCTGATGTTGGACGCAGCGTTTATTAAAAGAACAGAGCTCAATCTGTGAATACTGCAAAGCCCTTCAACTTTGAGGCTgcaagtatatgtatatatggcTTTACCCACAAAATTTGTTGGGTACCCCTTTAAAGTCAGGAAAGTGAGGAATGACTTAAAGACGagtttggggggggggggttgcTTCACCTAACGCTTAAGTTGGTCAAGGTACAGACCAACTTAAGCGTTAGGATTCGTTtctg
This genomic stretch from Brassica oleracea var. oleracea cultivar TO1000 unplaced genomic scaffold, BOL UnpScaffold01158, whole genome shotgun sequence harbors:
- the LOC106320977 gene encoding putative lipid-binding protein At4g00165 codes for the protein MAISKAFPLLLVLLLVLNLTFSFCNAVKQCPPPTKQSSMKCPRDTVKFGVCGSWLGLVHEVIGTPPSQECCSLVKGLADLEAAICLCTALKTSLLGVAPVKLPVALTLHLNSCGKTLPQGFVC